One Nicotiana sylvestris chromosome 12, ASM39365v2, whole genome shotgun sequence genomic window carries:
- the LOC104243154 gene encoding uncharacterized protein, producing the protein MGGDINEYHLIIETIRPSVAAKEVKEVHFERTMTFTNEDILLQKMLNKDQLKAYNIITERIFSNKAGTFFIDGPGGIGKTFSYRALLATVRSKGYIALATATSGVAAYILPGGRTAHSRFKIPINTDDNVSCNISKQTSLACLIQDAKLIIWDEVSMEKKRMIELLDLLLKDLMDSTILFGGKVVVLGGDFRQTLPVVRNGKKEDFINESLLYSHIWEELERLRLFENMRAKDDPSFYNYLLRIGNGEEKMCIYFFSSSRYTSSRVILTTKNDFVDDINDMLVARFPEESKTFIGIDETTEHHDQSQFEDLLHSLNPPGLPPYKLTLKQNCPIILLRNLYLCDGLCNGTRLTCCDFKSHVISANISVGHFKNTHVFIPRIPLLSSQDEKMPIPFKRTQFPVRLCFAMTINKAQGQTLNFVGVYLREPVFSYGQLYVALSRAKSSNCVKVLIRPTIPGSADDHYTDNIVYKEIIQKATL; encoded by the exons ATGGGTGGTGACATAAATGAATACCACCTCATTATTGAAACAATAAGGCCTTCAGTAGCGGCAAAAGAGGTAAAGGAGGTACACTTTGAAAGGACCATGACGTTTACTAATGAGGATATACTATTACAAAAAATGTTGAATAAAGATCAACTTAAAGCATACAATATAATTACAGAGAGAATTTTTTCAAACAAAGCTGGAACATTCTTCATTGACGGACCTGGAGGAATAGGGAAAACCTTTTCATATCGTGCATTGTTGGCAACTGTACGATCTAAAGGGTATATAGCATTGGCAACTGCCACTTCCGGTGTAGCTGCATATATACTCCCTGGTGGACGAACTGCACATTCACGTTTTAAAATACCAATAAATACTGACGACAATGTGAGCTGCAACATCAGCAAACAAACCTCACTTGCCTGTTTGATTCAAGATGCAAAATTAATTATATGGGATGAAGTATCTATGGAGAAAAAAAGAATGATTGAACTCCTTGATTTACTTTTGAAGGACTTAATGGATTCAACGATACTATTTGGTGGAAAAGTTGTAGTTCTTGGAGGTGACTTCAGGCAGACATTGCCGGTAGTTCGGAACGGAAAAAAGGAAGATTTCATTAATGAAAGTTTACTATATTCTCATATTTGGGAAGAACTTGAAAGGCTGCGACTATTCGAAAATATGAGAGCGAAAGATGATCCTTCATTCTATAATTATTTGTTGCGAATAGGAAACGGAGAAGAAAAA ATGTGCATATATTTTTTTTCCTCCTCACGCTACACAAGTTCCCGCGTTATCTTAACAACTAAGAATGATTTTGTCGACGATATCAATGACATGCTTGTTGCTCGTTTCCCAGAAGAATCAAAAACTTTTATTGGTATTGATGAAACTACTGAACATCATGATCAATCACAATTTGAGGATCTGTTGCACAGTTTAAATCCACCTGGTCTGCCTCCTTACAAATTGACATTGAAACAAAATTGTCCAATTATATTATTACGCAATTTATATCTGTGTGATGGTTTATGCAATGGAACACGTTTGACTTGCTGTGATTTTAAGTCGCATGTTATTAGCGCCAATATTTCAGTTGGTCACTTTAAGAATACACATGTGTTTATCCCCAGAATACCACTATTATCATCCCAAGATGAAAAAATGCCTATTCCGTTTAAAAGGACACAATTTCCTGTAAGACTTTGCTTTGCAATGACTATAAATAAAGCGCAAGGTCAGACATTAAATTTTGTTGGAGTTTATTTGCGAGAACCTGTGTTTTCGTACGGTCAACTTTATGTGGCATTGTCCAGAGCAAAGAGTTCGAACTGCGTGAAAGTGCTAATCCGACCGACTATACCAGGTAGCGCGGACGATCACTACACAGATAACATTGTTTACAAAGAAATCATCCAAAAAGCTACTTTATAG